A genomic window from Punica granatum isolate Tunisia-2019 chromosome 2, ASM765513v2, whole genome shotgun sequence includes:
- the LOC116194748 gene encoding 3-hydroxyisobutyryl-CoA hydrolase 1-like isoform X2 has translation MAATSIITCSVQQVVDQIRFEEISSSGVRKVILNRPTKLNSINYEMVSKVLGAAEKYERDPAVSCIILKANGKAFSAGGDVISVICSSLGGHWSYPVLFYRKILMASYLLATFKKPVISLLQGIVIGGGAGLSIQTTFRIVTEKTIFSMPEASIGLFADVGASYFLSRLPGSFGEYLALTGARLDGPEMVACGLASHFVLYKDLNLLEKAICEQVSSSSNASHISEIIEKFAQTPNLKQDSAFKRLETVLNRCFSRSTVEEILASLENEVTRGGEKWIKDAHVSMTSASPTSLKVTLKSIREGRSRNLEQCLSREFFICGHMIQGMVNRDFYEIRPQFPGLQSILVR, from the exons ATGGCCGCGACGTCGATTATCACATGTTCAGTACAGCAAGTCGTCGATCAG ATACGGTTTGAAGAGATTAGCTCATCAGGTGTGAGGAAGGTGATTCTGAATAGACCaacaaaactcaactctatcaACTATGAAATG GTTTCGAAAGTATTAGGGGCTGCAGAAAAATACGAGCGCGACCCAGCAGTCAGCTGTATCATTCTGAAG GCAAATGGAAAAGCATTTTCTGCCGGGGGTGATGTTATCAGTGTGATTTGCTCTTCCTTAGGAG GACATTGGAGCTATCCTGTGCTATTTTACAGGAAGATTCTAATGGCGAGCTACCTCCTCGCCACTTTCAAGAAACCTGTG ATCTCACTGCTCCAGGGTATCGTAATAGGCGGAGGTGCAGGGCTATCAATCCAGACAACATTTCGGATCGTGACCGAAAAAACa ATATTTTCAATGCCGGAAGCATCAATAGGACTGTTCGCAGATGTCGGAGCTTCTTATTTCCTCTCGCGCCTCCCTGGATCTTTCG GAGAATATTTGGCACTGACTGGAGCACGGCTTGATGGTCCTGAGATGGTCGCATGTGGCCTCGCCTCTCACTTTGTTCTCTACAAG GACCTTAATTTGTTGGAAAAAGCAATATGTGAGCAGGTTTCATCATCTTCTAACGCATCACACATTTCTGAGATCATAGAGAAATTTGCACAGACACCGAACCTAAAACAAGATAGTGCATTTAAAAG ATTAGAGACGGTTCTTAACAGATGTTTCTCTAGAAGCACGGTGGAAGAGATTCTAGCATCATTG GAAAATGAGGTTACAAGAGGAGGAGAAAAGTGGATAAAGGACGCACATGTCTCCATGACATCTGCTTCCCCAACTAGCCTTAAAGTAACATTAAAATCG ATAAGGGAAGGCAGGAGTCGAAACCTTGAACAATGTCTGTCCAGGGAATTCTTCATTTGCGGCCACATGATTCAGGGGATGGTAAATAGAGATTTCTACGAG ATACGACCACAATTTCCAGGGCTGCAGAGCATTCTTGTTCGATAA
- the LOC116194748 gene encoding 3-hydroxyisobutyryl-CoA hydrolase 1-like isoform X1: MAATSIITCSVQQVVDQIRFEEISSSGVRKVILNRPTKLNSINYEMVSKVLGAAEKYERDPAVSCIILKANGKAFSAGGDVISVICSSLGGHWSYPVLFYRKILMASYLLATFKKPVISLLQGIVIGGGAGLSIQTTFRIVTEKTIFSMPEASIGLFADVGASYFLSRLPGSFGEYLALTGARLDGPEMVACGLASHFVLYKDLNLLEKAICEQVSSSSNASHISEIIEKFAQTPNLKQDSAFKRLETVLNRCFSRSTVEEILASLENEVTRGGEKWIKDAHVSMTSASPTSLKVTLKSIREGRSRNLEQCLSREFFICGHMIQGMVNRDFYEGCRAFLFDKDKKPKWNPPSLEQVTEAMVNRFFEDIDDPDLGGPLKVPHRPHDLITAKL, encoded by the exons ATGGCCGCGACGTCGATTATCACATGTTCAGTACAGCAAGTCGTCGATCAG ATACGGTTTGAAGAGATTAGCTCATCAGGTGTGAGGAAGGTGATTCTGAATAGACCaacaaaactcaactctatcaACTATGAAATG GTTTCGAAAGTATTAGGGGCTGCAGAAAAATACGAGCGCGACCCAGCAGTCAGCTGTATCATTCTGAAG GCAAATGGAAAAGCATTTTCTGCCGGGGGTGATGTTATCAGTGTGATTTGCTCTTCCTTAGGAG GACATTGGAGCTATCCTGTGCTATTTTACAGGAAGATTCTAATGGCGAGCTACCTCCTCGCCACTTTCAAGAAACCTGTG ATCTCACTGCTCCAGGGTATCGTAATAGGCGGAGGTGCAGGGCTATCAATCCAGACAACATTTCGGATCGTGACCGAAAAAACa ATATTTTCAATGCCGGAAGCATCAATAGGACTGTTCGCAGATGTCGGAGCTTCTTATTTCCTCTCGCGCCTCCCTGGATCTTTCG GAGAATATTTGGCACTGACTGGAGCACGGCTTGATGGTCCTGAGATGGTCGCATGTGGCCTCGCCTCTCACTTTGTTCTCTACAAG GACCTTAATTTGTTGGAAAAAGCAATATGTGAGCAGGTTTCATCATCTTCTAACGCATCACACATTTCTGAGATCATAGAGAAATTTGCACAGACACCGAACCTAAAACAAGATAGTGCATTTAAAAG ATTAGAGACGGTTCTTAACAGATGTTTCTCTAGAAGCACGGTGGAAGAGATTCTAGCATCATTG GAAAATGAGGTTACAAGAGGAGGAGAAAAGTGGATAAAGGACGCACATGTCTCCATGACATCTGCTTCCCCAACTAGCCTTAAAGTAACATTAAAATCG ATAAGGGAAGGCAGGAGTCGAAACCTTGAACAATGTCTGTCCAGGGAATTCTTCATTTGCGGCCACATGATTCAGGGGATGGTAAATAGAGATTTCTACGAG GGCTGCAGAGCATTCTTGTTCGATAAAGACAAGAAGCCGAAG TGGAATCCTCCAAGTCTGGAGCAGGTTACTGAGGCAATGGTGAACAGGTTCTTTGAGGATATCGACGACCCAGACCTTGGTGGTCCGCTGAAGGTCCCCCACAGGCCCCATGACTTGATCACAGCCAAGCTCTAA